The segment AGATGCCATGATCCGCATTGATATGTCGGAGTATATGGAGCGGCACTCCGTTTCCCGCATGATCGGTTCCCCTCCAGGCTATGTGGGATATGACGAAGGTGGGCAGCTGACCGAGCCTGTGCGCCGCCGTCCGTACGCTGTCATCCTTTTGGATGAGATTGAAAAGGCACACCCCGATGTCTACAACATCCTCTTGCAACTCTTTGACGATGGCCGTCTCACGGACGGCAAGGGACGGGTGGTGGACTTCAGTAATACCATTATCATTGCCACGAGCAACTTGGGGTCAGACCTGCGGACGGAGTTTGATGGCATTGGGTTCAAGACTGCCGCCGGAAGCGAGAAGCCCACCGATGAGGCAAAGGATCGGCTCATGAACGTGTTGCGCGGCCACTTCCGCCCGGAGTTCATTAACCGCCTCGATGAGGTGGTGGTGTTCCATCAGCTTTCCGAAGAGCAGATTGCCTCCATTGTGCGTCTTCAGCTGGAGCGCGTTATCCGTGTGGCGCATGGCCAGGGGATTACTCTTTCACTTGATGAGAGCGTGGTCCGGCATTTGGCAGAAGTAGGGTATGCCCCTGAGTTTGGGGCACGTGAACTGCGGCGTAAGATTAAGCGGGAACTGGAGAACGAATTGGCCCGACAGATGTTGGAGGGGATAGTTAAGGAAGGTGCGGCCGTAAAGGTTTCCTATACCAAAGGAGCTGTTTCCTTTAAGGTTGCCAAACCTGTGGCTGCGTAAGCCAAATCGCTTGCCCCTACTGGAAAGTCTTTCTAGGGGATGATATCCAGAAAAAATTTGGTGCGGAAATGATAATTTTCAGATTGCCCTTTCTGGTGAATGATGGCAAAATGATGCTTATCATGCTTCGCACGAGCCGATTTTTCCTTATCCTCCTCCTACTTGGTGCTGCCGTAGCCGCAGGGGTTATGTTCACTGGCATCTTTACGGATTTCAACGATCCAATCTTTCAGCGCGCCCTTCTTCGCCTTCTGGCTGTAGTGGGGCTGGCTTCCCTGTTGGCGATGACCGTTTCACTTATGGCGCGTGTGGAAGGTGAGGAGCTGGCACCTACGCCCGCCCCTAGTCCTCGCCGTTCGCGCCGCTCATGATTGAGCACATTTTCGTTTTCTCAAACGAGTCCGACCTCTGGGCGGTGTGTGAACAGAAGTTGCGGGAATCAGTTGACTGGGTGAGTGGTACGGGGCGCCGGCCGGGTGTCTTTTTTTCTGGTGGTGGCACCTTTATCCCGTTTTATGAACGCTTTGGTGATATCCAAGGCGACGTGTTCCCTACCGATGACCGGATGGTACCGGAGGGGACGGTGAGCGATACCACCTCCATGCTGCGAAGGGAATGGCACAGGAAGGTGGTGGAGCCCGGCAGCCGCGTGGTAGGGGTGGAGCGCTTGGGGAGTGCTCAGGAGACCGCTGCCCAGTACGAACAAAAAATCCGCACCTGGACAGAGCGGGGCGGGGTTTTTGCGGCCGCCTTGTTGGGAGTGGGTTCTGACGGGCATACGGCATCCCTCTTTCCGGGCCAAAGGGATATGTGGGAAACAACGCAGTCCTGGGTTGTTGCAACCGAAGGCGAGCAAGAACCGTTAGTGCCACGCGTAACCGTGACGCCGGAGCTACTGCGCACCGTGCCGCGTCATATTTACGTCCTCATGGGTTCGGGGAAGCTTCCCATTGCCAATGCTTGGTTGAAAGAACGGAAAGTACTGCCATGTGAGCTTGTCCAGCCGGCAGAGGAGCGGTACGTGCTCCTTGATTCCGTTGCTGCCCGTGACTTGGATCCAAAAACCTATACGCGCTACTAGACCAAGAGACGGGGTAGGAGAGGGTTCAGGCGGGCAACCACTTCGTAGTTAATGGTCTGGGAGTGGGAAGCCAATTCTTCTGCACTGACACGGTCTTCTCCTTCTTCACCCAAGAGCACTACGGTGTCGCCAGCCGAGACCTTGGCCAACTGGGTGACATCTACGGCAAACATATTCATGGCCACGCGGCCAAGCACCGGGCAACGGGTGCTTTTTATAAGGACCTCGCCTTTGCTGGAAAGGAGGCGGTCGTAGCCGTCACTGTACCCCTGCGGGACAATGCCGAGGCGGATTGGATGTGGGGCAATATAGGTCAGGCCGTAGCCCACGGGGTGACCGGCGGGGATGTCCTTAACTTGGGCGAGCGAGGTCCTCCAACGTAGGGCTGGCTGCAATTCTAAGGGCTCATATTCGGCCGCAAGCTGGGGTGAAGGATACAATCCATAAAGACTGATCCCTAGGCGCACCAAGGGCCGTTTGCTGCGGTTTCCTTCGTACGTCAAAATGCCGGCGCTGGAAGAAATGTGTTCCTCAAAATGTTTGAAGCCTGCTTCGCGGATCATCTCCACAGCTACCTCAAAAAGGGCAAGCTGTGCATCGCCGTGTTCATGAGAACTGGTGTCTTCGAGGTTGGAGAAATGGGAATACACACCGGCAAGCTGGACATGTGGCGCACGGCGCAGCGCCTCGAGGAAGGGGGGCAGGCTGGCGGGAAGGAGGCCTTGGCGCCCGAGCAGGGCGTCTACTTTAAGGTGGATGCGGACAGGGCTTTCAGGTGTCGCAATCTCGCTGAGGATGTGGAGGCGTTCTTGGTCATAGACGGCAAGTTCCGCATTAAGGGCCACGGCTTCGGGGAGCTCGGAAGGTTGGATATACCCCAGGACGAGCGCGCGTTTTTCAGTGTGGTTGCGCAATTCCCTAAGCTCCTCAATATCATCTACCTGAAAGGCATCCACAACATCGTCAATTGCTTCTACTACTTGGGCAATGCCGTGGCCGTATG is part of the Verrucomicrobiia bacterium genome and harbors:
- the alr gene encoding alanine racemase, with product MNLPLSYLEISRDALRHNVAAIRRVVGRHQQVMAVVKANAYGHGIAQVVEAIDDVVDAFQVDDIEELRELRNHTEKRALVLGYIQPSELPEAVALNAELAVYDQERLHILSEIATPESPVRIHLKVDALLGRQGLLPASLPPFLEALRRAPHVQLAGVYSHFSNLEDTSSHEHGDAQLALFEVAVEMIREAGFKHFEEHISSSAGILTYEGNRSKRPLVRLGISLYGLYPSPQLAAEYEPLELQPALRWRTSLAQVKDIPAGHPVGYGLTYIAPHPIRLGIVPQGYSDGYDRLLSSKGEVLIKSTRCPVLGRVAMNMFAVDVTQLAKVSAGDTVVLLGEEGEDRVSAEELASHSQTINYEVVARLNPLLPRLLV
- a CDS encoding 6-phosphogluconolactonase gives rise to the protein MIEHIFVFSNESDLWAVCEQKLRESVDWVSGTGRRPGVFFSGGGTFIPFYERFGDIQGDVFPTDDRMVPEGTVSDTTSMLRREWHRKVVEPGSRVVGVERLGSAQETAAQYEQKIRTWTERGGVFAAALLGVGSDGHTASLFPGQRDMWETTQSWVVATEGEQEPLVPRVTVTPELLRTVPRHIYVLMGSGKLPIANAWLKERKVLPCELVQPAEERYVLLDSVAARDLDPKTYTRY